In a genomic window of Meriones unguiculatus strain TT.TT164.6M chromosome 8, Bangor_MerUng_6.1, whole genome shotgun sequence:
- the Ncaph2 gene encoding condensin-2 complex subunit H2 isoform X6 — MEDVELDQICISFDEGKTTMNFIEAALLIQGSACVYSKKVEYLYLLVYQALDFISGKRQAKQQSVQEDGSNRAVNSRTPDETEDELLSLDDFPDSRANVDLKNDQACSELLIIPLLPMALVAPDELEKNNSPLYSCQGEVLASRKDFRMNTSTPHPRGSFMLDPVGMCPVEPVDVYPVTSQKDAEEQPMEVCRNGSPVPVLNISQEPEGPELSGGDEDAEDVAELPEVALEPAEPRTSQQDVTLPRRYMLRERQGALEPSSRLQETPDPWQSLDPFDSLDFKLFQKGKPYSVPSCVEETPGQKRKRKGITKLQDFHQWYLAAYAEHTEGRRLRRKGPTFADMEVLYWKHVKEQLETLQKLRRRKVTERWLPRAKEDLWPVEEERLEESLEELGVAADDFLEPEEYAKPEEVMPGEAADLDAEAMPESLRYEELVRRNVELFIATSQKFVQETELSQRIRDWENTIQPVLQEQEQHVPFDIHTYGDQLVSRFPQLNEWCPFAELVAGQPAFEVCRSMLASLQLANDYTVEITQQPGLEAAVDTMSLRLLTHQRAHTRFQTYAAPSMAQP; from the exons GTGGAGTACCTCTACTTGCTGGTCTACCAGGCTCTCGATTTTATTTCTGGCAAGAG GCAAGCCAAGCAGCAATCTGTACAGGAAGATGGGAGCAACAGGGCTGTCAATTCAAGGACGCCCGATGAAACAGAGGATGAG CTCCTGTCACTGGATGACTTCCCTGACTCCCGGGCTAATGTAGATCTGAAAAATGACCAGGCATGCAGT GAGCTGCTTATCATACCCCTTCTGCCCATGGCCCTGGTGGCCCCTGATGAATTGGAAAAGAACAACAGCCCCTTGTATAG CTGTCAGGGTGAGGTCTTGGCCAGCCGGAAGGATTTCAGGATGAACACGTCTACCCCTCACCCCAGAGGCTCCTTTATGTTGGATCCAGTGGGGATGTGTCCTGTGGAGCCTGTGGATGTCTACCCCGTGACGAGCCAGAAAG ATGCTGAGGAGCAGCCAATGGAAGTTTGTAGGAATGGCAGTCCTGTTCCTGTACTCAACATCTCCCAAGAGCCAG AAGGCCCAGAGCTCAGCGGTGGAGATGAGGATGCAGAGGATGTAGCAGAGCTTCCGGAGGTTGCTCTAGAGCCTGCAGAGCCCAGGACCTCACAGCAG GATGTCACCTTGCCAAGGAGATACATGCTGAGGGAACGACAAGGGGCCCTAGAACCTTCCTCCCGGCTACAG gAGACCCCAGACCCCTGGCAGAGCCTGGACCCCTTTGACTCCCTGGACTTTAAGCTCTTCCAGAAAG GGAAACCCTACTCTGTGCCATCCTGTGTGGAAGAGACTCCAGGACAGAAGCGCAAGAGGAAGGGTATCACCAAGCTACAGGACTTCCACCAGTGGTACCTAGCTGCCT ATGCTGAACATACTGAAGGCAGGAGGCTTCGGCGGAAGGGCCCAACCTTTGCAG ACATGGAAGTCCTGTACTGGAAACATGTAAAAGAACAACTAGAGACCCTTCAGAAGCTGCGGAGACGTAAG GTGACTGAGAGATGGCTGCCCAGGGCCAAGGAGGATCTATGGCCTGTAGAGGAGGAACGCTTGGAAGAGTCCCTAGAAGAACTAGGGGTAGCAG CAGATGACTTTCTAGAGCCTGAAGAGTATGCAAAGCCTGAGGAGGTGATGCCTGGGGAAGCTGCTGACCTAG ATGCAGAGGCTATGCCAGAGTCCCTGAGATACGAGGAGCTGGTCCGAAGAAATGTG GAACTCTTCATTGCCACCTCCCAGAAGTTTGTTCAGGAGACAGAGCTGAGCCAACGCATCAGGGACTGGGAAAACACCATTCAGCCAGTGCTCCAGGAGCAG GAGCAGCACGTGCCCTTTGATATCCACACCTATGGGGACCAGTTGGTTTCACGGTTCCCCCAGCTCAATGAGTGGTGTCCCTTTGCAGAGCTTGTGGCTGGGCAGCCTGCTTTTGAGGTGTGCCGCTCCATGCTGGCCTCCTTGCAACTA GCTAATGACTATACGGTGGAGATCACCCAGCAGCCAGGACTGGAGGCAGCTGTGGACACCATGTCTCTGAGACTGCTTACACACCAGCGAGCCCACACGCGCTTCCAGACCTATGCTGCCCCATCCATGGCCCAGCCTTGA
- the Ncaph2 gene encoding condensin-2 complex subunit H2 isoform X7, producing the protein MNFIEAALLIQGSACVYSKKVEYLYLLVYQALDFISGKRQAKQQSVQEDGSNRAVNSRTPDETEDELLSLDDFPDSRANVDLKNDQACSELLIIPLLPMALVAPDELEKNNSPLYSCQGEVLASRKDFRMNTSTPHPRGSFMLDPVGMCPVEPVDVYPVTSQKDAEEQPMEVCRNGSPVPVLNISQEPEGPELSGGDEDAEDVAELPEVALEPAEPRTSQQDVTLPRRYMLRERQGALEPSSRLQETPDPWQSLDPFDSLDFKLFQKGKPYSVPSCVEETPGQKRKRKGITKLQDFHQWYLAAYAEHTEGRRLRRKGPTFADMEVLYWKHVKEQLETLQKLRRRKVTERWLPRAKEDLWPVEEERLEESLEELGVAADDFLEPEEYAKPEEVMPGEAADLDAEAMPESLRYEELVRRNVELFIATSQKFVQETELSQRIRDWENTIQPVLQEQEQHVPFDIHTYGDQLVSRFPQLNEWCPFAELVAGQPAFEVCRSMLASLQLANDYTVEITQQPGLEAAVDTMSLRLLTHQRAHTRFQTYAAPSMAQP; encoded by the exons GTGGAGTACCTCTACTTGCTGGTCTACCAGGCTCTCGATTTTATTTCTGGCAAGAG GCAAGCCAAGCAGCAATCTGTACAGGAAGATGGGAGCAACAGGGCTGTCAATTCAAGGACGCCCGATGAAACAGAGGATGAG CTCCTGTCACTGGATGACTTCCCTGACTCCCGGGCTAATGTAGATCTGAAAAATGACCAGGCATGCAGT GAGCTGCTTATCATACCCCTTCTGCCCATGGCCCTGGTGGCCCCTGATGAATTGGAAAAGAACAACAGCCCCTTGTATAG CTGTCAGGGTGAGGTCTTGGCCAGCCGGAAGGATTTCAGGATGAACACGTCTACCCCTCACCCCAGAGGCTCCTTTATGTTGGATCCAGTGGGGATGTGTCCTGTGGAGCCTGTGGATGTCTACCCCGTGACGAGCCAGAAAG ATGCTGAGGAGCAGCCAATGGAAGTTTGTAGGAATGGCAGTCCTGTTCCTGTACTCAACATCTCCCAAGAGCCAG AAGGCCCAGAGCTCAGCGGTGGAGATGAGGATGCAGAGGATGTAGCAGAGCTTCCGGAGGTTGCTCTAGAGCCTGCAGAGCCCAGGACCTCACAGCAG GATGTCACCTTGCCAAGGAGATACATGCTGAGGGAACGACAAGGGGCCCTAGAACCTTCCTCCCGGCTACAG gAGACCCCAGACCCCTGGCAGAGCCTGGACCCCTTTGACTCCCTGGACTTTAAGCTCTTCCAGAAAG GGAAACCCTACTCTGTGCCATCCTGTGTGGAAGAGACTCCAGGACAGAAGCGCAAGAGGAAGGGTATCACCAAGCTACAGGACTTCCACCAGTGGTACCTAGCTGCCT ATGCTGAACATACTGAAGGCAGGAGGCTTCGGCGGAAGGGCCCAACCTTTGCAG ACATGGAAGTCCTGTACTGGAAACATGTAAAAGAACAACTAGAGACCCTTCAGAAGCTGCGGAGACGTAAG GTGACTGAGAGATGGCTGCCCAGGGCCAAGGAGGATCTATGGCCTGTAGAGGAGGAACGCTTGGAAGAGTCCCTAGAAGAACTAGGGGTAGCAG CAGATGACTTTCTAGAGCCTGAAGAGTATGCAAAGCCTGAGGAGGTGATGCCTGGGGAAGCTGCTGACCTAG ATGCAGAGGCTATGCCAGAGTCCCTGAGATACGAGGAGCTGGTCCGAAGAAATGTG GAACTCTTCATTGCCACCTCCCAGAAGTTTGTTCAGGAGACAGAGCTGAGCCAACGCATCAGGGACTGGGAAAACACCATTCAGCCAGTGCTCCAGGAGCAG GAGCAGCACGTGCCCTTTGATATCCACACCTATGGGGACCAGTTGGTTTCACGGTTCCCCCAGCTCAATGAGTGGTGTCCCTTTGCAGAGCTTGTGGCTGGGCAGCCTGCTTTTGAGGTGTGCCGCTCCATGCTGGCCTCCTTGCAACTA GCTAATGACTATACGGTGGAGATCACCCAGCAGCCAGGACTGGAGGCAGCTGTGGACACCATGTCTCTGAGACTGCTTACACACCAGCGAGCCCACACGCGCTTCCAGACCTATGCTGCCCCATCCATGGCCCAGCCTTGA
- the Ncaph2 gene encoding condensin-2 complex subunit H2 isoform X8, producing MEDVELDQICISFDEGKTTMNFIEAALLIQGSACVYSKKVEYLYLLVYQALDFISGKRQAKQQSVQEDGSNRAVNSRTPDETEDELLSLDDFPDSRANVDLKNDQACSELLIIPLLPMALVAPDELEKNNSPLYSCQGEVLASRKDFRMNTSTPHPRGSFMLDPVGMCPVEPVDVYPVTSQKDAEEQPMEVCRNGSPVPVLNISQEPEGPELSGGDEDAEDVAELPEVALEPAEPRTSQQDVTLPRRYMLRERQGALEPSSRLQETPDPWQSLDPFDSLDFKLFQKGKPYSVPSCVEETPGQKRKRKGITKLQDFHQWYLAAYAEHTEGRRLRRKGPTFADMEVLYWKHVKEQLETLQKLRRRKVTERWLPRAKEDLWPVEEERLEESLEELGVADDFLEPEEYAKPEEVMPGEAADLDAEAMPESLRYEELVRRNVELFIATSQKFVQETELSQRIRDWENTIQPVLQEQEQHVPFDIHTYGDQLVSRFPQLNEWCPFAELVAGQPAFEVCRSMLASLQLANDYTVEITQQPGLEAAVDTMSLRLLTHQRAHTRFQTYAAPSMAQP from the exons GTGGAGTACCTCTACTTGCTGGTCTACCAGGCTCTCGATTTTATTTCTGGCAAGAG GCAAGCCAAGCAGCAATCTGTACAGGAAGATGGGAGCAACAGGGCTGTCAATTCAAGGACGCCCGATGAAACAGAGGATGAG CTCCTGTCACTGGATGACTTCCCTGACTCCCGGGCTAATGTAGATCTGAAAAATGACCAGGCATGCAGT GAGCTGCTTATCATACCCCTTCTGCCCATGGCCCTGGTGGCCCCTGATGAATTGGAAAAGAACAACAGCCCCTTGTATAG CTGTCAGGGTGAGGTCTTGGCCAGCCGGAAGGATTTCAGGATGAACACGTCTACCCCTCACCCCAGAGGCTCCTTTATGTTGGATCCAGTGGGGATGTGTCCTGTGGAGCCTGTGGATGTCTACCCCGTGACGAGCCAGAAAG ATGCTGAGGAGCAGCCAATGGAAGTTTGTAGGAATGGCAGTCCTGTTCCTGTACTCAACATCTCCCAAGAGCCAG AAGGCCCAGAGCTCAGCGGTGGAGATGAGGATGCAGAGGATGTAGCAGAGCTTCCGGAGGTTGCTCTAGAGCCTGCAGAGCCCAGGACCTCACAGCAG GATGTCACCTTGCCAAGGAGATACATGCTGAGGGAACGACAAGGGGCCCTAGAACCTTCCTCCCGGCTACAG gAGACCCCAGACCCCTGGCAGAGCCTGGACCCCTTTGACTCCCTGGACTTTAAGCTCTTCCAGAAAG GGAAACCCTACTCTGTGCCATCCTGTGTGGAAGAGACTCCAGGACAGAAGCGCAAGAGGAAGGGTATCACCAAGCTACAGGACTTCCACCAGTGGTACCTAGCTGCCT ATGCTGAACATACTGAAGGCAGGAGGCTTCGGCGGAAGGGCCCAACCTTTGCAG ACATGGAAGTCCTGTACTGGAAACATGTAAAAGAACAACTAGAGACCCTTCAGAAGCTGCGGAGACGTAAG GTGACTGAGAGATGGCTGCCCAGGGCCAAGGAGGATCTATGGCCTGTAGAGGAGGAACGCTTGGAAGAGTCCCTAGAAGAACTAGGGGTAGCAG ATGACTTTCTAGAGCCTGAAGAGTATGCAAAGCCTGAGGAGGTGATGCCTGGGGAAGCTGCTGACCTAG ATGCAGAGGCTATGCCAGAGTCCCTGAGATACGAGGAGCTGGTCCGAAGAAATGTG GAACTCTTCATTGCCACCTCCCAGAAGTTTGTTCAGGAGACAGAGCTGAGCCAACGCATCAGGGACTGGGAAAACACCATTCAGCCAGTGCTCCAGGAGCAG GAGCAGCACGTGCCCTTTGATATCCACACCTATGGGGACCAGTTGGTTTCACGGTTCCCCCAGCTCAATGAGTGGTGTCCCTTTGCAGAGCTTGTGGCTGGGCAGCCTGCTTTTGAGGTGTGCCGCTCCATGCTGGCCTCCTTGCAACTA GCTAATGACTATACGGTGGAGATCACCCAGCAGCCAGGACTGGAGGCAGCTGTGGACACCATGTCTCTGAGACTGCTTACACACCAGCGAGCCCACACGCGCTTCCAGACCTATGCTGCCCCATCCATGGCCCAGCCTTGA
- the Ncaph2 gene encoding condensin-2 complex subunit H2 isoform X5, whose product MWSLPLGTFLSYDDSGAVIFMSLPLDQICISFDEGKTTMNFIEAALLIQGSACVYSKKVEYLYLLVYQALDFISGKRQAKQQSVQEDGSNRAVNSRTPDETEDELLSLDDFPDSRANVDLKNDQACSELLIIPLLPMALVAPDELEKNNSPLYSCQGEVLASRKDFRMNTSTPHPRGSFMLDPVGMCPVEPVDVYPVTSQKDAEEQPMEVCRNGSPVPVLNISQEPEGPELSGGDEDAEDVAELPEVALEPAEPRTSQQDVTLPRRYMLRERQGALEPSSRLQETPDPWQSLDPFDSLDFKLFQKGKPYSVPSCVEETPGQKRKRKGITKLQDFHQWYLAAYAEHTEGRRLRRKGPTFADMEVLYWKHVKEQLETLQKLRRRKVTERWLPRAKEDLWPVEEERLEESLEELGVAADDFLEPEEYAKPEEVMPGEAADLDAEAMPESLRYEELVRRNVELFIATSQKFVQETELSQRIRDWENTIQPVLQEQEQHVPFDIHTYGDQLVSRFPQLNEWCPFAELVAGQPAFEVCRSMLASLQLANDYTVEITQQPGLEAAVDTMSLRLLTHQRAHTRFQTYAAPSMAQP is encoded by the exons GTGGAGTACCTCTACTTGCTGGTCTACCAGGCTCTCGATTTTATTTCTGGCAAGAG GCAAGCCAAGCAGCAATCTGTACAGGAAGATGGGAGCAACAGGGCTGTCAATTCAAGGACGCCCGATGAAACAGAGGATGAG CTCCTGTCACTGGATGACTTCCCTGACTCCCGGGCTAATGTAGATCTGAAAAATGACCAGGCATGCAGT GAGCTGCTTATCATACCCCTTCTGCCCATGGCCCTGGTGGCCCCTGATGAATTGGAAAAGAACAACAGCCCCTTGTATAG CTGTCAGGGTGAGGTCTTGGCCAGCCGGAAGGATTTCAGGATGAACACGTCTACCCCTCACCCCAGAGGCTCCTTTATGTTGGATCCAGTGGGGATGTGTCCTGTGGAGCCTGTGGATGTCTACCCCGTGACGAGCCAGAAAG ATGCTGAGGAGCAGCCAATGGAAGTTTGTAGGAATGGCAGTCCTGTTCCTGTACTCAACATCTCCCAAGAGCCAG AAGGCCCAGAGCTCAGCGGTGGAGATGAGGATGCAGAGGATGTAGCAGAGCTTCCGGAGGTTGCTCTAGAGCCTGCAGAGCCCAGGACCTCACAGCAG GATGTCACCTTGCCAAGGAGATACATGCTGAGGGAACGACAAGGGGCCCTAGAACCTTCCTCCCGGCTACAG gAGACCCCAGACCCCTGGCAGAGCCTGGACCCCTTTGACTCCCTGGACTTTAAGCTCTTCCAGAAAG GGAAACCCTACTCTGTGCCATCCTGTGTGGAAGAGACTCCAGGACAGAAGCGCAAGAGGAAGGGTATCACCAAGCTACAGGACTTCCACCAGTGGTACCTAGCTGCCT ATGCTGAACATACTGAAGGCAGGAGGCTTCGGCGGAAGGGCCCAACCTTTGCAG ACATGGAAGTCCTGTACTGGAAACATGTAAAAGAACAACTAGAGACCCTTCAGAAGCTGCGGAGACGTAAG GTGACTGAGAGATGGCTGCCCAGGGCCAAGGAGGATCTATGGCCTGTAGAGGAGGAACGCTTGGAAGAGTCCCTAGAAGAACTAGGGGTAGCAG CAGATGACTTTCTAGAGCCTGAAGAGTATGCAAAGCCTGAGGAGGTGATGCCTGGGGAAGCTGCTGACCTAG ATGCAGAGGCTATGCCAGAGTCCCTGAGATACGAGGAGCTGGTCCGAAGAAATGTG GAACTCTTCATTGCCACCTCCCAGAAGTTTGTTCAGGAGACAGAGCTGAGCCAACGCATCAGGGACTGGGAAAACACCATTCAGCCAGTGCTCCAGGAGCAG GAGCAGCACGTGCCCTTTGATATCCACACCTATGGGGACCAGTTGGTTTCACGGTTCCCCCAGCTCAATGAGTGGTGTCCCTTTGCAGAGCTTGTGGCTGGGCAGCCTGCTTTTGAGGTGTGCCGCTCCATGCTGGCCTCCTTGCAACTA GCTAATGACTATACGGTGGAGATCACCCAGCAGCCAGGACTGGAGGCAGCTGTGGACACCATGTCTCTGAGACTGCTTACACACCAGCGAGCCCACACGCGCTTCCAGACCTATGCTGCCCCATCCATGGCCCAGCCTTGA